The following proteins are co-located in the Halarcobacter sp. genome:
- a CDS encoding alpha/beta hydrolase, translated as MKNLTMKTSDSVNINYIIEGSGKPLLLVPGWSCSLHFFDKNISELSKKFKVIAVDLRGHGESDKPDHGYRIARFAMDIKELLDYLDVKDVTIAGWSMGASILWSYLELFGNHRVSKHISIDQSPAQYFAPDWKWGQLGCYDVESYLRLCASLQYEERANAEGTVYGCLHKEPTKEEVEFLSNEIMKCPARVKIDIMRDHTNLDWRDFIPHISVPTLVCVAKQSQVFPWQGSAWVGENIPNAKIEYFENCGHMLFWDDPEKFNKVVSEFVLS; from the coding sequence ATGAAAAATCTAACAATGAAAACTTCAGACAGTGTAAATATTAATTATATAATAGAGGGTAGTGGAAAACCTTTGTTATTAGTACCTGGATGGAGTTGTAGTTTACATTTTTTTGATAAAAATATTTCAGAATTATCTAAAAAATTTAAAGTAATAGCCGTTGACTTAAGAGGTCATGGAGAGTCTGATAAACCTGATCATGGATATAGAATTGCTAGGTTTGCAATGGATATTAAAGAGCTTCTTGATTATCTTGATGTAAAAGATGTGACAATAGCTGGATGGTCTATGGGGGCTTCAATACTTTGGAGTTATCTTGAGCTATTTGGAAATCATAGAGTTAGTAAACATATAAGTATTGACCAATCTCCTGCACAATATTTCGCTCCTGATTGGAAGTGGGGACAACTTGGTTGTTATGATGTTGAATCGTATTTACGTCTTTGTGCTTCTTTACAGTATGAAGAGAGAGCAAATGCAGAGGGGACAGTATATGGTTGCTTGCACAAAGAGCCAACTAAAGAAGAGGTAGAGTTTTTATCAAATGAGATTATGAAGTGTCCTGCAAGGGTTAAAATAGATATTATGAGAGATCATACCAATCTTGATTGGAGAGATTTTATTCCACATATCTCTGTACCTACACTAGTTTGTGTTGCAAAACAAAGTCAAGTATTCCCTTGGCAAGGTAGTGCTTGGGTGGGAGAAAATATACCAAATGCAAAAATAGAATATTTTGAAAACTGTGGACATATGCTATTTTGGGATGATCCTGAGAAATTTAATAAAGTGGTTTCAGAGTTTGTATTATCTTAA
- a CDS encoding DMT family transporter, with translation MSEKLKSIDRGVLFMLISAMFGALNGAVAKLLSQTMDPIEIVFYRNLIGVIIILFSLKKFSVSVDFSKLHLLFLRGLFGALAMVLFFYTIATIPLGEAVILNKTSPFFVTILAYYLMKETINLKTFFALLVGFIGILFIMKPFGVEISLEHFLGVLGGFFAAAAYATIKKIKDIYDARLIMLSFMGVGMLIPLILCLFTPYASFQIHTQVWVWALVVLMAVISTSSQWFLTRAYSISRASIIGVVSYTNIPFAIGFGVMLGDMIPDIYTLLGIVLIVFGGILVGKK, from the coding sequence GTGTCAGAAAAATTAAAATCTATAGATAGAGGTGTTTTATTTATGCTTATAAGTGCTATGTTTGGAGCACTTAATGGAGCAGTTGCAAAGTTATTATCACAAACTATGGATCCTATTGAGATAGTTTTTTATAGAAATCTTATTGGAGTAATAATAATACTTTTTAGTTTAAAAAAGTTTTCTGTTTCAGTTGATTTCTCAAAACTTCATTTACTCTTCTTAAGGGGATTGTTTGGGGCTTTAGCTATGGTTCTGTTTTTTTATACTATTGCAACTATACCTTTAGGAGAAGCTGTTATTTTAAATAAAACTTCACCTTTTTTTGTAACAATATTAGCATATTATCTTATGAAAGAAACTATTAATCTAAAAACATTTTTTGCGCTACTTGTAGGGTTTATTGGAATTTTATTTATTATGAAACCTTTTGGAGTAGAGATTTCACTTGAACACTTTTTAGGGGTTTTAGGTGGTTTTTTTGCAGCAGCAGCTTATGCAACTATAAAAAAGATAAAAGATATTTATGATGCTAGATTAATTATGCTTTCTTTTATGGGAGTTGGTATGCTTATACCTTTAATATTGTGTTTATTTACACCATATGCAAGTTTTCAAATACATACACAAGTTTGGGTTTGGGCTTTAGTTGTCTTGATGGCTGTTATTTCAACATCATCTCAATGGTTTTTAACAAGGGCTTATAGTATAAGTCGTGCAAGTATAATTGGAGTTGTTAGTTATACAAATATACCTTTTGCAATAGGTTTTGGTGTTATGTTAGGTGATATGATACCAGATATTTATACTTTGCTTGGTATTGTTTTAATAGTCTTTGGTGGAATTTTAGTTGGGAAAAAATAG
- a CDS encoding C-terminal binding protein, translated as MNRVYITDKITNPDIEKEVLGDEISPELHEYIEVLLVWHKKITNEFIDSLPNLKALVRYGVGYDVFQDLEYIKEKGIFASNTPDYGTEEVSDTAIAMIMNIARGITRYDYQCREYEDGTWQTNTLKYIKRNSDYKVGVIGAGRIGGSVVLKANALRFQTYFYDPYLSSGTEKMLGAKRVDSLDELLKTCDIISINCPLNSDTNGMVNEEFISKMKKGASIVNTARGAIVKDLDVFYEPLKSGHLNCVNLDVLPSEPPKDGQMIDAWRAKEKWLDGRFLINPHSAFYSDKAYFEMRQKAALNAKRVLDGLKPINIVNGLK; from the coding sequence ATGAATAGAGTTTACATTACAGATAAGATAACTAATCCAGATATAGAAAAAGAGGTTTTAGGAGATGAGATTTCACCTGAACTTCATGAATATATTGAAGTATTATTGGTTTGGCATAAAAAGATTACAAATGAATTTATAGATTCTTTACCAAATCTAAAAGCCTTGGTAAGATATGGAGTAGGTTATGATGTTTTCCAAGATTTGGAATATATAAAAGAAAAAGGGATTTTCGCTTCAAATACACCTGATTATGGTACAGAAGAGGTTAGTGATACAGCTATTGCAATGATTATGAACATTGCAAGGGGGATTACTAGATATGATTATCAATGTAGAGAGTATGAAGATGGCACTTGGCAAACTAATACTTTAAAATATATAAAAAGAAATAGTGACTATAAAGTGGGTGTTATAGGAGCGGGAAGAATAGGGGGAAGTGTAGTCTTAAAAGCAAATGCACTTAGATTTCAGACATACTTTTATGACCCATACCTTTCAAGTGGTACAGAAAAGATGCTTGGAGCAAAAAGAGTTGATAGTTTAGATGAGCTTCTAAAAACTTGCGATATCATCTCTATAAACTGCCCTTTAAACTCAGATACAAATGGTATGGTAAATGAAGAGTTTATCTCAAAGATGAAAAAAGGTGCTTCTATAGTAAACACTGCCAGAGGTGCTATAGTAAAAGATTTAGACGTATTTTATGAGCCTTTAAAAAGTGGTCATTTAAATTGTGTAAATCTTGATGTACTTCCAAGTGAGCCTCCAAAAGATGGGCAAATGATAGATGCTTGGAGAGCAAAAGAAAAATGGCTTGATGGAAGATTTCTTATAAATCCACACTCAGCTTTTTATAGTGATAAAGCATACTTTGAGATGAGACAAAAAGCGGCATTAAATGCAAAAAGAGTTTTAGATGGGTTAAAACCTATAAATATTGTAAATGGCTTAAAATAA
- the hrpB gene encoding ATP-dependent helicase HrpB — protein sequence MTSLPIYSVLDEIKQTLNQNLNLILQAPPGAGKSTVVPISLLKESWLHSDDKSKMIIMLEPRRVAARMVAQQMAKLLGEELGQSVGYQVKMESCYSKQTKLLVVTEAILVRKLQADQALQNVAMIIFDEFHERSIHTDLSLALSLQVQELLRDDLKLLIMSATLNSNALQKLIGDVPVITSQGRTFEVENIFLEPNIKQPDYKSINTILLNTVLKSIKEDEGDILVFLAGAREIKKLQESLAETLKGEDIELLPLYSALSKEQQDKAINGSNKRKVILSTNIAQTSLTIEGVKVVIDSGLEKQSSYNYSNAMNHLNLTFISKDSAVQRAGRAGRLSKGKCYKLWHKGKILQESTKPEILRTDLSSFFLDLALWGVEDIKELKFLDYPLKEVENSTKVMLQELKMLDEKYEITVLGKKALTLGVHPRFAYMILKANELGFAYEASLLATLLSEKDIFKNSYSNCDIYSRFLHLYEKDLDTSFINKYTATTVLKQAQFFYSKLKSIEKINKAKNNIDEEILAVLLLFAYPDRLAKQRGVNDNRYKLSNGKGAILNSEDTLFNERFLVSAVLNTHTKDSYINLAIKISLDRLEKEFKDDIKIKESITYNKENKKFDIREHHRFYELELYSKPISNDGKHDFSTLFLDLIKQEGLELLTWSKKAIDLQNRVNFINQNTNINLPDFSSKGLLNNIDKWLSPYLNDVKTIKELENLDIYTILISYIPWDMSQKIDTLAPTHIKVPSGSNIKIDYSNTQTPILAVKIQEMFGLSETPKILNNSIALQIHLLSPALRPIQITYDLKSFWKNSYDEVKKELFSKYKKHYWPDNPFEALATNKTKKNMK from the coding sequence ATGACAAGTTTACCTATATATAGTGTTTTAGATGAAATAAAACAAACATTAAATCAAAATTTAAATCTTATACTTCAAGCTCCTCCAGGAGCTGGAAAAAGTACAGTTGTTCCCATATCTTTATTAAAAGAATCTTGGCTTCATTCTGATGATAAATCTAAAATGATTATAATGCTAGAACCCAGACGTGTAGCAGCTAGAATGGTAGCTCAACAAATGGCAAAACTACTTGGAGAAGAGTTAGGTCAAAGTGTTGGTTATCAAGTTAAGATGGAAAGTTGTTATTCAAAACAAACAAAACTTCTTGTTGTTACTGAGGCTATATTAGTTAGAAAACTACAAGCAGACCAAGCTTTACAAAATGTTGCTATGATTATCTTTGATGAGTTTCATGAAAGAAGTATTCATACTGATTTATCTTTGGCTTTATCTTTACAAGTACAAGAGTTGCTAAGGGATGATTTAAAACTTTTGATTATGTCTGCAACTCTTAACTCAAATGCTTTACAAAAACTTATAGGTGATGTTCCAGTTATAACTTCTCAAGGTAGAACTTTTGAGGTAGAAAACATATTTTTAGAACCAAATATAAAACAGCCTGATTATAAATCTATAAATACTATCCTTTTAAATACAGTTTTAAAATCTATAAAAGAGGATGAGGGTGATATTTTAGTTTTTTTAGCAGGTGCAAGAGAGATAAAAAAATTGCAAGAGTCCTTAGCTGAAACCTTAAAAGGTGAAGATATAGAACTTTTACCTTTATATTCAGCTTTGAGTAAAGAGCAACAAGATAAAGCAATAAATGGCTCAAACAAAAGAAAAGTAATCCTTTCAACAAATATAGCTCAAACCTCTTTAACCATAGAAGGAGTAAAAGTTGTAATTGATTCAGGACTTGAGAAACAATCTTCATATAACTATTCAAATGCAATGAATCATCTAAATCTTACTTTTATCTCCAAAGATAGTGCTGTGCAAAGGGCAGGGCGTGCAGGAAGATTAAGCAAAGGAAAATGTTATAAACTGTGGCATAAAGGAAAGATTTTACAAGAATCAACAAAACCAGAAATATTAAGAACAGATTTAAGTTCATTTTTCCTTGATTTAGCACTTTGGGGTGTAGAAGATATCAAGGAGTTGAAGTTTTTAGACTATCCTTTAAAAGAGGTAGAAAATAGTACAAAAGTTATGTTGCAAGAACTAAAAATGTTAGATGAAAAATATGAGATTACAGTTCTTGGAAAAAAAGCTTTAACTTTAGGTGTTCATCCAAGATTTGCTTATATGATATTAAAAGCAAATGAGTTAGGATTTGCATATGAAGCTTCACTTTTGGCTACACTTTTAAGTGAGAAAGATATATTTAAAAACTCATATTCAAATTGTGATATATATTCAAGATTTTTACATCTTTATGAAAAAGATTTAGATACTTCTTTTATAAACAAATATACAGCAACAACTGTTTTAAAACAAGCACAATTTTTCTATTCAAAACTAAAGAGTATAGAAAAAATAAATAAAGCCAAAAATAATATTGATGAAGAGATTTTAGCAGTATTACTTCTTTTTGCCTATCCAGATAGACTTGCTAAGCAAAGAGGGGTAAATGACAATAGGTACAAACTAAGCAATGGCAAAGGTGCTATTTTAAACAGTGAAGATACACTATTTAATGAAAGGTTTTTAGTAAGTGCTGTTTTAAATACCCACACAAAAGACTCATATATAAATCTTGCAATTAAAATATCACTAGATAGATTAGAAAAAGAGTTTAAAGATGATATTAAGATAAAAGAATCAATCACTTATAATAAAGAGAATAAAAAATTTGATATAAGGGAACATCATCGTTTTTATGAGCTTGAGTTGTATTCAAAACCAATTTCAAATGATGGAAAACATGATTTTAGTACACTATTTTTAGATCTAATAAAACAAGAAGGATTAGAGCTTTTAACTTGGAGTAAAAAAGCAATTGATTTACAAAATAGGGTTAATTTTATAAACCAAAATACAAATATCAATTTACCAGATTTTAGTTCAAAGGGTTTATTAAATAATATAGATAAATGGCTTAGTCCTTATCTAAATGATGTTAAAACTATAAAAGAGTTAGAAAATTTAGATATTTATACTATACTTATAAGTTATATTCCTTGGGATATGAGTCAAAAAATAGATACTCTTGCCCCAACACATATAAAAGTTCCAAGTGGTTCAAATATAAAGATTGATTATTCAAATACTCAAACACCTATATTGGCTGTAAAGATTCAAGAGATGTTTGGTTTAAGTGAAACGCCAAAGATTTTAAATAACAGTATAGCTTTACAAATACATCTTTTAAGTCCAGCCTTAAGACCAATACAAATTACATATGATTTAAAAAGCTTTTGGAAAAACTCATATGATGAGGTGAAAAAAGAGCTTTTTTCTAAATATAAAAAACACTATTGGCCAGATAATCCTTTTGAAGCACTAGCTACAAATAAAACTAAAAAAAATATGAAATAG
- a CDS encoding cytidylate kinase family protein: MKKENIININLIKRLFVFVVGLIIMSFGVSFSVKADIGVSPISCVPYIYSVYFPLTIGEFTILLNVLFMGIQIAILRKKYNPFQLVQLPAIIVFGYCIDGTMFLVESLIPSNYIEQLILCLISCAALAFGILLVVKSRLTYLPLEGLVVVISKTFKKEFGKVKISMDTLMVILGVISSFVFLNHLVGIREGSIIAALSIGAMIKYFSTNLPFIENWLADEVTKESDVEDISDKYNNTFVITISREYGSGGHEIGKYIAKELGVAFYDKELIDLTSQKTGYTHEYIQENEQKLTNSLLYDLYEQNFNYVNDELPPKDVLFLIQSKIIRDICEKESCVIVGRCANFILKDHPNCINVFIHANNEYRKDKINKIYKVKSPFGDNDLKDSDEKRANYCMHFAKKDWRDATNYHITLDSSLYGSKVSAKKVIEFIKERKI, translated from the coding sequence ATGAAAAAAGAAAATATTATTAATATAAATTTAATTAAAAGGCTTTTTGTATTTGTTGTGGGACTTATTATTATGTCATTTGGAGTTTCATTTTCCGTTAAAGCAGATATAGGAGTGTCGCCAATATCATGTGTACCATATATTTATAGTGTATATTTTCCCTTAACTATTGGAGAGTTTACAATACTATTAAATGTTTTATTTATGGGGATTCAAATAGCAATACTTCGTAAAAAATATAATCCTTTTCAATTGGTACAACTTCCTGCAATTATAGTATTTGGATATTGTATTGATGGTACAATGTTTTTAGTAGAGAGTTTAATACCTTCAAACTATATAGAACAGTTAATCTTATGTTTAATCTCTTGTGCTGCCTTAGCATTTGGTATTTTACTTGTAGTTAAATCAAGACTTACATATCTTCCTTTGGAAGGCTTAGTAGTAGTTATATCTAAAACCTTTAAAAAAGAGTTTGGAAAAGTAAAAATATCTATGGATACTTTGATGGTGATCTTAGGAGTTATCAGTTCTTTTGTTTTTTTAAATCATTTAGTTGGAATTAGAGAAGGTAGTATTATTGCTGCTTTATCTATTGGAGCAATGATAAAATATTTTAGTACAAATCTACCTTTTATTGAAAATTGGCTTGCTGATGAAGTTACAAAAGAATCAGATGTTGAAGATATTAGTGATAAATATAATAATACTTTTGTGATTACTATCTCAAGAGAATATGGTAGTGGTGGACATGAAATAGGTAAATATATAGCAAAAGAGCTAGGGGTTGCTTTTTATGATAAAGAGTTAATTGATTTAACTTCACAGAAAACAGGTTATACCCATGAATATATTCAAGAAAATGAACAAAAACTTACAAACTCTTTATTATATGATTTATATGAACAGAACTTTAATTATGTAAATGATGAGTTACCACCTAAAGATGTACTTTTTTTAATTCAAAGTAAGATTATAAGAGATATTTGTGAAAAAGAGTCTTGTGTTATTGTAGGACGTTGTGCTAATTTTATTTTAAAAGATCATCCAAATTGCATAAATGTTTTTATCCATGCTAATAATGAATACAGAAAAGATAAAATAAATAAAATCTATAAAGTAAAATCACCTTTTGGGGATAATGATTTAAAAGACTCTGATGAAAAAAGAGCAAATTATTGTATGCATTTTGCAAAAAAGGATTGGAGAGATGCTACTAACTATCATATAACACTTGATAGCTCTTTATATGGTTCAAAAGTAAGTGCAAAAAAAGTTATTGAATTTATAAAAGAAAGAAAAATCTAA
- a CDS encoding TetR/AcrR family transcriptional regulator: MRKKTEEKKEEIIKAAKEVFKEFGFEKASMSKISSKLGGSKATLYNYFSSKEELFFEVISIANAQESDFVHQIIDTKNETLDIHTQLYKFGKRFLNFVYSQKMVEIRRLTISQSEITNLGRITYKNRVLKSREILSKYLEKAIKFNKIKKTDTNIAAIHFFGLLESELMYPFLFQVDTNFSKKHMDEMAVRAIDIFILAYGV; this comes from the coding sequence ATGAGAAAGAAAACAGAAGAAAAAAAAGAAGAGATAATAAAAGCTGCTAAAGAGGTTTTTAAAGAGTTTGGTTTTGAAAAAGCCTCAATGTCTAAAATAAGTTCAAAGCTTGGCGGATCTAAAGCAACACTGTATAACTACTTTTCCTCAAAAGAGGAACTTTTTTTTGAAGTTATTTCTATTGCAAATGCCCAAGAAAGTGATTTTGTACATCAAATTATAGATACTAAAAATGAAACCCTCGATATTCATACCCAACTATACAAATTTGGGAAAAGGTTTCTAAATTTTGTATATTCTCAAAAAATGGTTGAAATAAGAAGACTTACCATAAGTCAATCAGAGATAACAAACCTAGGTAGAATTACATATAAAAACCGAGTATTAAAAAGTCGAGAAATACTTTCTAAATATTTAGAAAAAGCAATAAAATTTAATAAAATAAAAAAAACAGATACAAATATAGCAGCAATACATTTTTTTGGACTTTTAGAATCGGAGTTGATGTATCCATTTCTTTTTCAAGTTGATACAAATTTTTCAAAAAAACATATGGATGAGATGGCTGTAAGGGCAATTGATATTTTTATATTAGCATATGGCGTCTAA
- a CDS encoding DEAD/DEAH box helicase has protein sequence MSFDIFNLSLELSKALEKNNYKTPTPVQKEVIPLVKTKQDIMVQAKTGSGKTASFVIPILETLKENKDNKKAKIKVLVLAPTRELTLQIAESFSTLSRFFPKVLSIVSVIGGEKIGEQLLKIQKGCDIVVATPGRLLDIIGKKQIDLSTIEYFVLDEADKMLDLGFVQELDEILKIIPKNRQNLLFSATYSQKVIDIASKITSNAVKVEIKDSTTHVEEITQRAIFVKKEDRSALLRHLIKENKFKSVLVFMANKRATDNIANKFIKKGYEAESFHGDLTQEERNLTLNDFKDKKIDILFSTDIASRGLHIDDIDCVVNFDLPRGTEDYIHRIGRTARAGKSGTAISFLDNENLSHFKLIEKRYNLDIKKEQIEGFDFTLLKNTKQKGTAPVKGKRKSKKDKLREQGLL, from the coding sequence TTGTCATTTGATATATTTAATCTATCTTTAGAACTTTCAAAAGCATTAGAAAAAAATAACTATAAAACTCCAACTCCTGTTCAAAAAGAAGTAATCCCTCTTGTAAAAACAAAACAAGATATTATGGTACAAGCAAAAACTGGAAGTGGAAAAACTGCAAGTTTTGTAATCCCAATACTTGAAACACTAAAAGAAAATAAAGATAACAAAAAAGCAAAAATAAAAGTTTTGGTTTTAGCTCCAACAAGGGAACTTACTCTTCAAATAGCAGAATCATTTTCAACTTTAAGTAGATTTTTCCCAAAAGTACTCTCTATAGTTTCAGTTATAGGTGGAGAAAAGATAGGGGAACAACTTTTAAAGATACAAAAAGGTTGTGATATAGTAGTTGCAACTCCGGGAAGACTTCTTGATATTATAGGAAAAAAGCAAATTGATTTATCAACTATTGAATATTTTGTTTTAGATGAAGCTGACAAAATGCTTGATTTAGGTTTTGTTCAAGAACTTGATGAGATTTTAAAAATCATTCCAAAGAATAGACAAAATCTTTTATTTTCAGCAACATACTCACAAAAAGTGATAGATATAGCTTCAAAAATAACTTCTAATGCTGTAAAAGTGGAGATAAAAGATTCTACTACTCATGTGGAAGAGATAACTCAAAGGGCAATATTTGTAAAAAAAGAGGATAGAAGTGCACTCTTAAGACATCTGATAAAAGAAAATAAATTTAAGTCAGTATTGGTTTTTATGGCAAACAAAAGAGCAACTGATAATATAGCAAATAAATTTATTAAAAAAGGATATGAGGCTGAATCTTTCCATGGAGATTTAACTCAAGAAGAAAGAAACCTCACTCTAAATGATTTTAAAGATAAAAAGATAGATATTCTTTTTTCAACTGATATAGCATCAAGGGGTTTGCATATTGATGATATTGATTGTGTTGTAAATTTTGATTTGCCAAGAGGTACAGAGGATTATATTCATAGAATAGGAAGAACAGCAAGAGCAGGAAAAAGTGGAACAGCTATTTCTTTTTTAGATAATGAAAACCTAAGTCATTTCAAACTAATTGAAAAAAGATATAACTTAGATATAAAAAAAGAGCAAATTGAAGGTTTTGATTTTACACTTTTAAAAAACACAAAACAAAAAGGAACTGCACCTGTAAAAGGGAAAAGAAAAAGTAAAAAAGATAAGTTAAGGGAGCAGGGGTTATTATAA
- a CDS encoding YrhK family protein, whose protein sequence is MTFYEKENELDVDIGNRHIVIQRRYEFIGAFNDLLIAVWFLVGSIFFLNDSLMQSGTWLFIVGSAQFLIKPLIKVASLIHVANIYNTQFPEDSEKSI, encoded by the coding sequence ATGACTTTTTATGAAAAAGAAAATGAACTAGATGTAGATATAGGGAATAGACATATTGTTATACAGCGTCGATATGAATTTATTGGTGCTTTCAATGATTTACTTATAGCAGTTTGGTTTTTGGTGGGAAGTATTTTTTTTCTAAATGATTCCTTGATGCAAAGTGGAACTTGGCTATTTATAGTTGGAAGTGCGCAGTTTTTGATAAAACCTCTAATCAAAGTAGCAAGTTTAATCCATGTGGCAAATATTTATAATACTCAGTTTCCAGAAGATTCTGAAAAGTCTATATAA
- a CDS encoding DUF1853 family protein, whose amino-acid sequence MNNLKNQFLGFLNTPLLFERLHNLSQIKLDINEIENFDFTKLNITDNLPLGKRIERFFQFYIEQSSNYELIKSNIQIIHDKETLGELDFLLYDKMAKKYLHIEHIYKFYLYDESFSDEIERFIGPNQNDSFSKKLEKLKNKQLPLLFKKETQNYLENIDISAIEQKVCFKGNIYVPIDLIDKEIPILNNSCIRGFYINREEFFKQKKFREFQYFLPSRDDWIIDCNTNKIWKTFDKVIDEIELFLNHKKSPLVWLKNRKENRCESLFVTWW is encoded by the coding sequence ATGAATAATTTAAAAAACCAATTTTTAGGTTTCCTCAATACACCTTTATTATTTGAAAGACTTCATAATTTAAGTCAAATTAAACTAGATATAAATGAGATAGAAAATTTTGATTTTACTAAATTAAATATTACAGATAATCTTCCTTTAGGAAAAAGAATAGAGCGTTTTTTTCAATTTTATATAGAACAATCATCAAACTATGAGTTGATAAAAAGCAATATCCAAATCATCCATGATAAAGAAACTCTCGGAGAATTAGATTTTTTGCTTTATGACAAAATGGCTAAAAAGTATTTGCATATAGAACATATTTACAAATTTTATTTATATGATGAATCTTTTTCAGATGAAATTGAAAGATTTATTGGTCCAAATCAAAATGACTCATTTTCAAAAAAGTTAGAAAAGTTAAAAAACAAACAACTTCCTTTATTATTTAAAAAGGAGACTCAAAACTACTTAGAAAATATAGATATAAGTGCAATTGAGCAAAAAGTTTGTTTCAAAGGGAATATTTATGTTCCTATAGACTTAATAGATAAAGAGATCCCCATACTTAATAACTCTTGCATAAGAGGTTTTTATATAAATCGTGAAGAGTTCTTTAAACAAAAGAAGTTTAGAGAGTTTCAATATTTTTTACCATCAAGAGATGATTGGATTATTGATTGCAATACAAATAAAATATGGAAAACTTTTGATAAAGTAATAGATGAAATAGAACTATTTTTAAATCACAAGAAATCTCCTCTTGTTTGGTTGAAAAATAGAAAAGAAAATAGATGTGAAAGTCTATTTGTTACTTGGTGGTAA
- a CDS encoding prolyl oligopeptidase family serine peptidase yields MKIQISKLLISIFSCCFIFCGLLVFTSDAKAELLKYNTEQIHFKSDKLELEGTLFLPKSKTKVPGIVMVCGSGPINRDGKITTIKSKDQIPFYRLWADYLSSHHIATLRFDKRYITHKSLNSLELTQTDQIRDIISAVKYLKTRNEIDQNKIFILGHSEGGSIVPVAANQLIDIAGIIIMASPSVPIDNLFIEQLKMQHSPYVDVTKDAFVLLKENKFPKGGQIWGAGEFYWKEWIEYTENINKIVLKSNKPTLVLQGLEDENYPPKILQENNANWEELALSSKIITFKKYPNTSHSFLIGNTDSINKSAFEYIVHWIDNL; encoded by the coding sequence ATGAAAATACAAATTTCAAAATTATTAATTAGTATATTTAGTTGTTGTTTTATTTTTTGTGGATTACTAGTTTTTACATCAGATGCAAAAGCTGAATTACTAAAATACAATACTGAACAAATACACTTTAAAAGTGATAAATTAGAGCTAGAAGGAACTTTATTCCTTCCCAAAAGTAAAACAAAAGTCCCGGGAATTGTCATGGTGTGTGGATCTGGTCCAATAAACAGAGATGGTAAAATAACAACAATCAAATCAAAAGATCAAATTCCTTTTTATAGACTGTGGGCAGATTATTTGTCTTCTCATCATATTGCTACTTTACGTTTTGATAAAAGATATATAACACACAAATCGTTAAATTCTTTAGAACTTACTCAAACTGATCAAATAAGAGATATTATATCTGCTGTAAAATATCTTAAAACTAGAAATGAAATAGATCAAAATAAAATATTTATTTTAGGACACAGCGAAGGTGGTTCTATCGTACCTGTAGCTGCAAATCAATTGATTGACATTGCTGGTATTATAATAATGGCATCACCTTCAGTTCCTATTGATAATTTATTTATTGAACAATTAAAGATGCAGCATAGTCCTTATGTTGATGTTACAAAAGATGCATTTGTCCTTTTAAAAGAAAATAAATTTCCAAAAGGTGGTCAGATATGGGGTGCTGGTGAGTTTTACTGGAAAGAATGGATTGAATATACCGAAAATATTAATAAAATAGTATTAAAATCCAACAAGCCTACTTTAGTTTTACAGGGATTAGAAGATGAAAACTATCCTCCAAAAATATTACAAGAAAATAATGCAAATTGGGAAGAGTTAGCATTAAGTTCAAAAATAATTACATTTAAAAAATATCCTAATACATCACATAGTTTTTTAATTGGAAATACAGATTCAATAAATAAATCTGCTTTCGAGTATATCGTTCATTGGATAGATAATCTATAA